GGGGCGTTTCACCAGACCAAGCCCACCGACCTGATCCCCGAGCTGCAGGGGCGGTTTCCGATCAGGGTCGAGCTGGAGGCCCTGAGCGAGGAGGAATTCTACCGGATTCTTACCGAGCCCAGAAACGCGCTGGTTAGCCAGTACGTGGAGCTGCTTCGCACCGAGGGCGCCACGGTGGAGTTCGACGACGGCGCCGTGCGCGAAGTGGCCCGGACAGCCTGGCTGCTGAACCAGAAGATGGTGAATATCGGGGCCCGCAGGCTGCACACGGTGATGTTCGCCCTGATGGAGGATCTGCTGTTTGAATTGCCCGAGCGCGAGGAGAAAAAGATATCGATCACCGCGGAGACCGTGCTCGAGCGGTTGGAGAAGCTTGTTCAGGACGAGGACCTGCGCAAGTACATCCTCTGATTAGAAACGATATTTTTTTATCTTCTAGTGCAGCGGAGACGAGGATTATGAAAAGGGACTTTGTTTCAATCGGCGATTTCAGTCCCACCGAACTGCGGGAGACAATCCGGCTGGCTGCGTGGCTGAAAAAAGTGCGGAAGACGCCGCAGGAGATCAGGCCGCTGGTGGGACGATCGATGGCGATGATATTCGAAAAACCGAGCCTGCGCACAAGAGTAACGTTCGAGCTGGCGATGGTGGAGTTGGGTGGCCACGCACTGGAGCTTCAGGCTTCCGGAGTCAAGCTGGGCGAGCGCGAGAGCGTACCGGATGTCGGGCACAACCTGGAGCGCTGGGTCGATATCGTCACCGCCAGGGTATTCCGCAACGAGACGGTCAGGATGCTGGCCGAGAGCATGCAGGTGCCGGTGATCAACGCTCTCTGCGACGAGGAACATCCCTGCCAGGCTGTGGCTGATATTCTTACCGTTGAGGAACTGTCCCGCGGAAAATTCCCCGGGGTCAGCCTGGCCTACGTGGGCGACGGTAACAATGTCTGCCACTCGCTGATGCTGATCGCGGCCGCGCTGGGACTCGATATGAGAGTTTCCACGCCCGAAGGCTACGAGCCGGACGAGCGGTTTATCAAGCGGGCTGGAGAACTGGCCGACCAGAGCGGGGGGGCGTTCAGCCTCCATCGCGATCCGTCCGAGGCGGTGGCGGGAGCGGAGTTTGTCTATACGGACGTCTGGGCGAGCATGGGGCAGGAGGAAGAAAGCGCAGCGCGTCGGGAAGTGTTTATCAGCCACCAGGTCAACGCTGAACTGCTGTCCAATGCGGCGGACACCTGTTATGTGCTGCATTGCCTGCCGGCCCACAGGGGTGAGGAAATCACGGATGAGGTTATCGACGGGCCGCGGGCGCGCGTGTTCGACCAGGCGGAGAACAGGCTGCACGCCCAGAAAGCGGTGATCCTCAGGCTGCTGGCGCCGGACATCGCCGGCAAGCTGACCGGAATGGAAATTGCGTGAGCGAGCTGAAAAAAACGCCGCTGTATGACCAGCACCTGGCTGTCGGCTCAAAAATAGTGCCGTTTGCCGGCTGGCGGCTGCCGGTGTCGGTGAGCGGAATAATCGAGGAGCACGAGGCTGTGCGCGGCGCGGCCGGAATGTTCGATGTATCGCACATGGGCCGCTTCCGCGTTTGCGGGCAGGGTGCCGCCGCCGCGCTGGATTACCTGACAACCGGCCGCTGCGCTGCGCTGGAGGACGGGAAGTTCCTGTACACGATGCTGCTCCGGGAGGATGGCGGTGTGATCGACGACCTGCTGGTGGGCCGCGAGCGCGACGGTGTCTATCTGGTGGTGGTCAACGCGGCGAACGCGGACAAGGATCTCGAGCACATGGAAGCAGGCTGCGGGGAACTGGGCGGCTGCAGCCTGGAGGATATCACCGGACAGTTCGCCCTGGTCGCTCTGCAGGGACCGGATTCGCGTCAGATATTGAAAAATCTGCTGTCCGACCGTGACGCCGGCCGTCTGGAACAGCTGGCCTACTACTGGATGGACCGCTACGAGCTGCTGGGCGAGGACACCCTAATCAGCCGCACCGGTTACACCGGCGAGCTCGGCTACGAGATTTTCGTCCGGGCCGAGAAGGCGGGCGATCTGTGGCGGGAACTGCTGGAATCCGGAGTCAAGCCCTGCGGCCTGGGCGCTCGCGACACCCTGCGCCTGGAGATGGGCTATGCGCTCTACGGCCACGAACTGGACAGCGAGCACACTCCGCTGGAGGCCGGCCTGGGCTGGACAGTCGATCTGAGCAAAGACGATTTTATCGGCAAGGCTGCCCTGGTGCAGCAGAAGGCGGAAGGGATCGGCACTCGTCTGCGCGGTCTGAAAACTTCGACGGCCAGGCAGATCCCGCGCCCGGGCTACGGGATTCGTCACAAAGGCAAACTAGTCGCAAATCTAGTGAGCGGCGGTCCGGCACCCAGCCTGGGAGCCGGGATCGGGACCGCTTTCCTGCCCGCCGAGCTGGCTGAACCCGGGACAAAGCTGGAGATGGAGCTGCGCAAGAATATGGTGGAGGTGGAGGTGGTCCGGCAGCCGTTTTACCGGCAGGGTACAGTCAAGGCTTGAGCTCCTGCGGGCTGTGCTTTCGTCAAGATTGTGACGAATTAGCTTGCCGCTCCTGCGCCCGTTTTTTGCTTGTGAGTGATGGCCGGAAGGCTGGAACAGCTTCATGGTGGTTTAAAGCGGAACGAAAAACAGCACCAGGCCGGGCCGGCACGGACTTTGCTTTGCGCCGCCGTCCCGGCCTCCCCATCCCTGGCGGTTTCGGCAAAGTCCGTGCCGGCCCGGTCTTTTTAGCTCACACGACGTCAGGCTGCTTTTAGAGGCTACCAGAGTTTCTCAGTCGTAAATCTCGAACATCACCGCTTCATCGTCCCAGAATACGTTGACATTATCCCGCGCCTCGACCAGCAGACGGTATGTGCCGGGCAGGAGTTCCGAGCTGTCGATCAGGAAGGATTCGGCCACCGGACCCTCGCCTGGAGGAGCCTCGCGGTCGAACAGGAAGCGAATCTCTGTGGCCTGCTTTTCGCCGCCGAAAGTCAGCATGCCGATCAGCGAGCCTGTTATCCGGCCCAGGATCCCGTTGCCGCCCTCGTAGCGGATCACATCGACATATTCCCGGAAACTGCGTTTGCGCTCCGGTCCGGTGGCGAGATTGTAGAATTCGAGATAGACCCTGATCCGTTCGCCTTGGCGGAAGCGGAAGGAGGGCCGCGGGATGAAGCGGATTCCCTGGCGTTCGTGGGCCGGGCTGGCCTCATCGGGCGGGTCCAGGCCCAGGACAATTGCGCTGAGTTGGAGGAACGTGGCATCGAACGGGGGCATATCCAACGTACCGCGGCCGTTCCAGGTCTCCTGGCCGGCGGCGAACTTGATTGCGTAGTTGGCCTTGCCGGTGGGGTAGTGCAGGTTGTGGACAGCCACCCAGCGGTTGTCCCGCTCGCCGGGAATACGGAAATACCCGCTCTGTCTGCGTTCGCGCTCCACCCAGAGGGTGTCGTAGGAGGCGGCCTCGGCCCCGGTGGGCACGGTGTTTTGTGGCAGGACTTCATCCTGGTAGATTTCTATCTCCATGCCATCCATGCCCGGCGCGGCGAACTGGGCGATATAGTATTCCATGCTCTCGTTGATATCCGGGTGGTTGAAGCGTTGTTTGGTCATCGTTTTCTGCATGTCGCCAAACCGGCCGACTCCCGTAAGCATGGCGGGAATCGAGTCCTGGATGTTCCAGAAACTGGCTACACCGGGTGTTTTTGAAACAGGCGGCCTGTAGATAAAATCACCCACAAGCGGCAGTTTTTCGAAAAAGAAAGGTACCCCGTCGTACCAAAAAACTTGCATCGAGTTCGTCATTTTCCAAAATATTTTACTTTCACTGTAGTTCATCTTAAAATTTTGATAAGGTACCTTACCATGCCAGTTTTCGGGTGGCCCCATGCGCACGAAAAGCAATCCGCGTTGATCCAGGCCAGCCGGGTGGCCTGGACCGAATGTGGTTTTCTCGGAATGGTATTCCCCAATGGTTCCCTGGAAGCCCAGCAGCCTGTTGGCATCCTCGCTGGTATTGAACAGGTTATGGGGCTGATTGAGGCGGAAATTGCGCTGGGCGAACGCCAGCCGGTAGTAATGCTCGGCCAGCCGGAGGTTGACCGGGTTGATCTTGATCGGATCGATATTGGCCTAGAAGAAGTGCAGGAATTTTTGCCGGGCGCCGTCCGCGACAGCCTGCTCGAACCTATCCTGGTCTTCCGGGGTGAATATGGTGGCCGCCTCGGTGATCAGCCTGTCGAATTGGCCGGTCTGGCCGGCCAGGTCCACCGCCTGCCAGTAGAGGCTCTGGAAAGCCAGGGTGTCGCCTGATTCCAGCCGGCAGCGGGACTTTAGCAAGAGCTGGTCCGGGTGGCTGAATTCCGGGTTGAGGTTCTCCAGCGCGGCCAGTTCGTCCAAAGCCGCCTGCGCGCTCTCCACCAGGTAACGGTCCCAGGCCAGGTCCAGGCGCCATGAGGCGCTGTCGGGGTGGGTGTCCAGGTAGGCGGCCAGCAGCTTATCAACTTTGCGGATTTCCTTGTCGGTACGGTCCATCACCACGTCCCGCCAGAGCCGGTAGGCATCGCGGTAGGTGAAATCTGTTTCCAGCAACCGGAACAGGGCGCGCTTGGCCACCCGGACGTCATCGGTGGTCGGCTCGAAATCGAGCATGATCATCGTCTTGGCGTAGAGAGCTTCCTTGCTTCCGGAGTCGACCGCCAGCGCTCGACGAATATAACCCATAGCTACGGAACGACGTTTACCAGGCACATGGCTGCACCAGGCAAGTCCGATATAGGCCGAGATTCTCAAGTCCCCGGATTCTGAACCCAATGCAAGTTTAAAATCCTCGGCGGCAAGGTCTTTCCGGTCAAGCTCCAGGCGCAGCCAGCCGCGTTCGAGCAGGGCGGCGTGGTCCTCGTTGTTGGCCCGCAGCTTGTTATCGAGGGCGGCCAGCGCTCCGGTTGTATCGCCGGCGGCAAGCAGGGCGCCTGTCTGTTCAGCGCAGGAGAGGGGGTGACTAGGGGTGGCCGGGGTAAAGTTGGCGCACAGTAAAAAAATTAATCCACTTAAAACCTGAATGCGTCCGCTCCTCAGCCGAGATCGCATGTTCCGTTCCTTGCCGATATGGACAAATCAGCCGTAAAGACACGAATTGATTGCACGGACTTGAACGGTAAAACGCTGTCTTGGGGGGCGATTAAGTATATAAAAAGATTGAATCGAAAGCAAGCAGGTATGGGATTCCAATAAATTTGACTGGAGTGTCGGGGCTACGGCGAGAACTGCTGGATCTCTTCCTGGACCTCCTTGGCGGACATGTAGTCTTCGTCGATCAGCGAGAATATTTTACGGAAGTAGAGGTCCATCAGCTTGATCTTGTTCGGGTCCTGGGTGGTGCTGATGTTGTACAAGTTCACCACCTCGCGCAGCAGGTAGCTGCCGCTGGTGATCGCTTTCAGGTCGGCGAACACGCGATCCGAGGGCCGTCCTGTTTCGGAAAGGAACATCAACTCGCTGGAAAGCTCGGTGAGCAGGCGCTTGAACTCGTCGCGCGAAAGCTGCTTGTAGTTTTTGCAGGGTGATTCGTAGCTTTTGTGATCGGGGAGTTCTATTTCCCGTTCTTTCTGGTTCATGAAATCGGCCACGTAGAGTCTGCTGTGTGCGTCCAGTACCAGGTGGGCCACCTCCAGCATCTCCGCGCGTTCCAGGTCGATTATATCGAAATCCAGCCCGTCTTCCGGCTGGTAGGCGACGCAGGCTTCGATGAAATCGCGGGCCGGCAGTGGAATCATCGTGGAGTAGAACTCGGGATGAGGCAGTTTGTGCCCGGTACGGCCTGTATCATCTTCTTCTCTACTGTCTTTCGCTGCAGCCTCGTCATCGTCCTCCGCTTTTTCACCCTTCAGCTCACGGCTGAACATCTGGCGGAAGCTTTCGATAATCTGCTGGCCGACCTCGTCCTCCTCGTCCTCGACCACCTCATCGATAATCCGCGAAATCCGCTTCGGGAAACTGTGCTTGATCTTTTCGATTTCCTCGAAATAGCGTCTGTAGAAGCGGGTAATCAACCGGGAGTGCTCGCGCGGTAGGTGCATCACCTGGACAATCAGCTCCAGCAGATCGAGTTCGCTGACGGCGCAGAACACGGCCAGCGCGTTCATCCCTCCGGCTTCCCCGCCGAAATCTCCGGGCTGTTTGAGGTCCATGAATATCACGGCCCGGCCCTGGATATGTTCCTGGTTACCCCGCAGGAAATGCACCTGGCTCGCCTTTTCTGAAATGATATGCCGGTTAAACGATCAAGATAATTAAAAGATACAGACAGGCTATCCGTCAAACAAGCAAAACTCGACTGACCCTTGACGGCGGATTGGCAAACT
This genomic window from Candidatus Glassbacteria bacterium contains:
- the gcvT gene encoding glycine cleavage system aminomethyltransferase GcvT encodes the protein MSELKKTPLYDQHLAVGSKIVPFAGWRLPVSVSGIIEEHEAVRGAAGMFDVSHMGRFRVCGQGAAAALDYLTTGRCAALEDGKFLYTMLLREDGGVIDDLLVGRERDGVYLVVVNAANADKDLEHMEAGCGELGGCSLEDITGQFALVALQGPDSRQILKNLLSDRDAGRLEQLAYYWMDRYELLGEDTLISRTGYTGELGYEIFVRAEKAGDLWRELLESGVKPCGLGARDTLRLEMGYALYGHELDSEHTPLEAGLGWTVDLSKDDFIGKAALVQQKAEGIGTRLRGLKTSTARQIPRPGYGIRHKGKLVANLVSGGPAPSLGAGIGTAFLPAELAEPGTKLEMELRKNMVEVEVVRQPFYRQGTVKA
- the argF gene encoding ornithine carbamoyltransferase produces the protein MKRDFVSIGDFSPTELRETIRLAAWLKKVRKTPQEIRPLVGRSMAMIFEKPSLRTRVTFELAMVELGGHALELQASGVKLGERESVPDVGHNLERWVDIVTARVFRNETVRMLAESMQVPVINALCDEEHPCQAVADILTVEELSRGKFPGVSLAYVGDGNNVCHSLMLIAAALGLDMRVSTPEGYEPDERFIKRAGELADQSGGAFSLHRDPSEAVAGAEFVYTDVWASMGQEEESAARREVFISHQVNAELLSNAADTCYVLHCLPAHRGEEITDEVIDGPRARVFDQAENRLHAQKAVILRLLAPDIAGKLTGMEIA